A portion of the Cytophagales bacterium genome contains these proteins:
- a CDS encoding efflux RND transporter periplasmic adaptor subunit — protein MMYIKTNIYFKLIPFVIIAFIIGFYNSCKHSGEELAEKIRLRDSCQAVVDELNIRIKEFNEEITELDTASGNNKRERVVSTKKLTRETFWHFFEVQGVVEADKNILITPEIPGIVKQIKVTEGQRVSSGQTLIVLATDVIWQNINEVKTQSELANDLFKRQQRLWDQKIGSELQYLEAKNKKESLENKLKTLRSQLDKATIKAPANGIIDEINPKTGELASPAMPVIRLVDLSRVYIKSDVSEKYIKAVKKGAEVLVQFPSLDEEVDATITQVGNFINPNNRTFKIKINLENPGNLYKPNLLAVIKIKDFEKDSVVSVPNAYILADAGGSEYVFIIDKDGAKSRAKKVFVESGLSYKGQTMVKKGLDGSEELITEGSRSVTDREIVVVKN, from the coding sequence ATGATGTATATAAAAACTAATATATATTTTAAATTAATCCCTTTTGTGATAATTGCCTTCATCATAGGCTTTTATAATTCCTGCAAGCATTCTGGTGAGGAACTTGCTGAAAAGATCAGGCTTCGGGATTCTTGTCAAGCTGTAGTTGATGAACTAAATATCAGGATCAAAGAGTTCAATGAAGAGATCACCGAATTAGATACAGCATCAGGGAATAATAAAAGAGAACGTGTAGTATCTACAAAAAAACTCACAAGAGAAACTTTTTGGCATTTCTTTGAGGTGCAGGGAGTTGTAGAGGCAGATAAAAATATTTTAATAACTCCCGAAATACCCGGTATTGTAAAGCAGATCAAGGTAACAGAGGGGCAACGTGTCAGCTCCGGCCAGACTTTGATCGTTCTTGCCACCGATGTTATCTGGCAAAACATCAATGAAGTAAAAACTCAATCAGAACTTGCCAACGATTTGTTTAAAAGGCAGCAAAGGCTTTGGGATCAGAAAATCGGTTCGGAATTACAATACCTTGAAGCAAAAAATAAAAAGGAATCTCTGGAAAATAAATTAAAAACACTCCGTTCGCAGCTTGACAAGGCAACCATCAAGGCTCCGGCAAATGGGATCATTGATGAGATCAACCCTAAAACAGGAGAATTGGCTTCACCTGCCATGCCTGTTATCAGGTTAGTGGATCTTTCCAGGGTGTATATTAAATCAGATGTTTCGGAAAAATACATCAAAGCCGTAAAAAAAGGCGCTGAAGTGCTTGTGCAATTCCCATCCCTGGATGAAGAAGTAGATGCCACGATCACCCAGGTCGGAAATTTCATTAACCCCAATAATCGAACATTTAAAATAAAGATCAATCTGGAGAATCCGGGCAATTTATATAAGCCTAATTTACTGGCTGTGATCAAAATAAAAGACTTTGAAAAAGATTCTGTAGTATCCGTTCCAAACGCATATATTCTTGCGGATGCAGGAGGGTCTGAGTATGTATTTATCATCGACAAGGATGGGGCTAAAAGCCGTGCTAAAAAAGTTTTCGTAGAATCGGGTCTGTCATACAAAGGTCAAACTATGGTGAAAAAAGGATTAGATGGCAGTGAAGAATTAATAACTGAAGGCTCCAGGAGTGTTACGGACAGGGAAATTGTTGTGGTGAAGAATTAG
- a CDS encoding TolC family protein, with protein MKNNFKIGYFLLVALSICNIIYAQEESKMSFSLEEALIYAVKNNHTIKNAALDAGISKSKVKEVTATGFPQLNGEINYQNFIDIPTQVIPANAFDRQAPADLLVPVKFGTSNNAYAKITARQLLFDGTYIVGLQAAKVYLKLSMNSLIKSQIEVKDLVSQTYYMVLVAEENERILTRNHENIKSILDETKVLNKNGFVDEIEVEQLELTLSNLFNSLTKVKGQVMMSYRLLKFQMGIDVDQPITLKDSLKGLLSGIDNETLEPEEFPAGDSAGKQQLMKELDVENHIDFMLVKTQESLMALNLKKEKFARMPTLGAFATHSQNTFSNSLEFPDWYPTTIWGINVSIPIFDSYGQSSRIRQARLELEKIKNQRTQMEQNLRMQAGNAQIEYYTAYTQSNIEGKNMKLAKKILDKTIVMHKEGMASSTDVTVANNQHLTTQGNYYSSIFELLKSKSKLDKALNNY; from the coding sequence ATGAAGAATAATTTCAAAATAGGCTACTTTTTATTAGTTGCGCTTTCTATCTGTAATATCATATATGCACAGGAGGAAAGCAAAATGTCATTTTCTTTAGAGGAAGCGCTGATCTATGCGGTTAAAAATAATCATACAATTAAAAATGCTGCATTGGATGCCGGAATATCCAAAAGTAAAGTAAAAGAAGTAACCGCAACGGGTTTTCCGCAATTAAATGGTGAGATCAATTACCAAAATTTTATTGATATCCCTACCCAGGTAATACCCGCCAACGCATTTGACCGGCAAGCTCCTGCTGATCTGCTGGTACCTGTAAAATTTGGTACGAGCAATAATGCTTATGCTAAAATTACTGCCAGGCAATTATTATTTGATGGTACATACATAGTTGGTTTGCAAGCTGCGAAGGTTTACTTAAAACTTTCTATGAACAGTCTGATAAAAAGTCAAATTGAGGTGAAAGACCTTGTTTCTCAAACATATTACATGGTACTGGTGGCAGAAGAAAATGAGAGGATATTAACCCGAAATCATGAAAATATAAAATCAATACTGGACGAGACCAAAGTATTAAATAAGAATGGATTTGTGGATGAAATTGAAGTAGAGCAGCTTGAATTGACCTTGTCCAACCTTTTCAACTCCCTTACTAAAGTTAAAGGGCAGGTTATGATGAGTTACCGGCTCTTAAAGTTTCAGATGGGTATTGATGTTGACCAACCTATCACATTAAAAGACAGTCTTAAAGGCCTTCTCTCCGGAATAGATAATGAAACTTTGGAACCCGAAGAATTCCCTGCAGGAGACTCTGCGGGGAAACAACAATTAATGAAGGAGCTGGATGTGGAAAATCATATTGATTTTATGTTAGTTAAGACTCAGGAATCTCTTATGGCTCTAAATCTGAAAAAGGAGAAGTTTGCCAGGATGCCAACTTTAGGGGCCTTTGCGACCCATTCTCAGAACACCTTCAGCAATAGCCTGGAATTTCCGGATTGGTATCCTACTACTATTTGGGGTATCAATGTGAGCATACCCATATTCGATAGTTACGGACAATCCTCAAGGATAAGGCAGGCAAGGCTTGAATTAGAAAAGATCAAAAACCAGAGAACACAAATGGAACAAAACCTCCGGATGCAGGCAGGTAACGCACAGATTGAGTACTACACTGCCTACACTCAAAGCAATATAGAAGGAAAAAATATGAAATTGGCGAAAAAGATCCTTGACAAAACAATTGTTATGCATAAGGAAGGAATGGCAAGCAGTACAGATGTCACAGTTGCCAATAACCAACACCTTACAACACAAGGAAATTATTACAGTTCCATTTTTGAATTATTGAAATCAAAAAGCAAACTTGATAAGGCGTTAAATAACTACTGA